The DNA window CATAATCCttgacgcgtggtctcaccacctcctctctcatatgatgggcttcaccatggtagacccaccttgtatagtctgccgtaaatccattcttccaaagatgttcccccatgaccttcttcatttgtcttttcctgtttgcacatttgctatagggacagcaaattttactcactcctttagcagccatgccaaatgcccattccaagaaagcatcggtcttgttgatccattcattggtgacctaaccctgacttgcgcggcccgtgtacatccactcacggtcctccatcctctaacatatatagtggcgagtaatataaacatcaattgcatctacacgatgttcctactatctaataggtgaggataggtcctaatctcaTGCGAGGATgcataggtggggttagtttccatgctctactcctatccgagacagaatttcggcagcacctccccgctgttctccaaatacacgtcctgaaagggagagtgtgtatccagagaataaCAGGGAGATGATGCTGAAACACTGTCTTAgatcagagcagaccatggaaactaaccccacctatgcatccgcgggctatccaaaaaacgtggacaatttgaaatagatacggttttagatatggaaatatctgcatatttcgaaccgtatctctttcgaacgggagacgcctaactgggttatgtGATCTACaaccatgatatggaaagaggggttatacctagggtggcggtggagtcaggctagcggggccatggcagGTCGGTGTAGTGGTGAGGCGACGCGATGCAAGTAGACCCGCAGCGgtgaggaaggcgatcggggtcgccgaggtactctgGCTCCGCTCTGATGGGCTCTGCTCTACCAAAAAAACATAAAACTatcaatataaaatttcggcagcacctcccctacacggtgaggtttccaaaacctgcaagagaACCAACATcatgatggccgacatgcacatatatatgaatggCATGacggccgacatgcacaagactatatccaaccacatatatataacaatgtcacaacctctcctacgactaccaccactgctactctaccactactactactaccgtaactactagtaatactacgacgacgacgacggtagggcatacctagtgggcgtcgtagggtggcggtggtgaaggggctagggcgccggtggacaaggcgacggcTGGGGAAGCACCGGGGACGACGTGGGTGCGGGCGGGGGCAGTGGCGACGCGGGTGCGGCCAGCGCTGGCGCGGGCGGGGCCAGCGGCGGGGCtggcacctccttcttcttcctccttcctccttcttcctccacctccttctcttcctccttcttcctcctctcctctcctcctcctcctctctttgtCCTCCTCCTCTGGCAGTGCGGGCACGGCCGCCGCTGgcgcgggcgggggcggcggtAGGGCTGGCGCGGGCGGAGCGGGCGCGggccagggcggcggcggcgttggcgcgGGCGTGCATGTGTGCGGAgtgcggtgtgtgtgagccaGCTTTGCCGGGAGGTTaaatcccctctttgccgagtgcccccgatctggcactcggcaatgttttttattttttttttaatactttgccgagtgccacctggcaggcactcggcaaagagggtttttaaaaaaaacttaatttttttaaattctttaccGAATGCCACccggactggcactcggcaaagaggggtttttattttttttaaaattctttgtcgagtaccACCCggactggcactcagcaaagaggggttttttcaattttttttaaaaaaattctttgccgagttccATAGGTCCTAACACAcagcaaagaggctcctttgccgagtgtcttctcctgacactcgacaaagaggctcatttgccgagtgtcaaaaaatgacactcggcgaaccatatttttttaacttttgacctccaaagtttttctgcagtcctcagacaatacctggtactccatgttccaatgtggcacatttctcgaactttttctatatttctttattttatttcatttaattgaattttcttggataattcaaattataaccgctagtcattcgaataatgaaaaaatgaatgaaaaaatgatattcatgttatttagtataatgtgaggccatatTCAGGAACATGccaccaattttgaacatcttgttcacgaaacatgaccacgaacttgcggtcgacttgtttttaaattctataaaaaacaaacgaagttcgaaaatcatgaaacttgtcaagatgtcaacatatcatatgtggagtctgtaataaaaatttgaggaggtttcgcgcaagttgtcacgtacgatgcttgcaaaccaaagtcggcctcttcacgaaatcaatTTCGTGAAGACTTGCAAACCGAAGTcgacatcgtacgtgacaacttgcgcaaaACCTCCTCAactttttatcacagcctccacatatgatatcttgacatcttgacaagtttcatgattttcagacttcgtttgctttttatagaatttaaaaacaactcaaccacaagttcgtggtcatgtttcgtgaacaagatgttcaaaattggtggtctgttcctagatacggcctcacattatactaaataacatgaatatcattttttcattattcgaatgactagctgttataatttgaattatccaggaaaattcaattaaatgaaataaattaaagaaatatagaaaaagtctgagaaatgtgccacattggaacatggagtaccagatattgtctgaggactgcagaaaaagtttggaggtcaaaagtgaaaaaaaatatggtttgccgagtgtcgggagaagacactcggcaaaggattaacgtTGGCTGTCGGCCGTTAACGgtggcggccctttgccgagtgttattgtttgacactcgacaaaccttgtctttgccgagtgttattctttgccaagtgtttggcacttggcaaaccacctttttgccgagtgctagttgtttgccgagtgatttctctttggcactcggcaaacaacatcTTTAcagagtgcccgataaaaagcactcggcaaagtctgggacactcgacaaaaaagCCGTCTCCGGTAATGATAACTCCCGCCGAAGCCATCACGTGACACTTATGCATCACCAATGAGCAGATCACCACCACCAAGCATATCTGAGCTTTTCCTCAAAAAAAGCATATCTGAGCTCAGGAACTTTGGATCAGACTACCCCATGACTGGCTCCACCTCCATCTGACACATATGGCTGGGCAGGGCGGTCAATCTAGCGGTGGACACACATCAGATCCTACACCAACTGATCACGAAATGCATCAAATCAGAGTTGCCCTAGCACCGCCTCCCCAAAATACATCGATGTTGCACGGCATGGGAGACATAAAGACGCTATAGCTTCCTTTGAAGAGTTAACACCATATGCCCGCACGAGGAATACATGAATCACTTGCACCTCTTATTTGCCGTTCCCGTGATGCCCCCAGGCAGATCTGCACGTAAACCACCACAAATACTGGAAGCACTGGATTTAAGCATGTTGGTGCTGAATCCGGCTGCCGCCCGCATAGGCCGGCCTGGGAGCCGCTGCCACCGAAGACTACAAGAACGGGGATGAATTCTCTAGAGACATCAAGAAAGAGAAAGCCCCATGACAAAGTAGATATAGCCACACCGCCGCCATCCTAGCTTTCGCACGATGCTCTGGCAGTGACGCGGCCAGGATGATGTGTGGCGGGGCTAGGTATTGGGTTGCACCCCTGTTGCCCTGTGTGTGAGGAGCACCTCGGGGGCGGGAAGCCCAAAGGTTATGATCTTCTCATATAGACAACTGTTAAAAATATATTGCAGGTCAGTGTACGTATGAACATAACATTTGAAATTAGAAATATTAAATGCAGCTTTATATCCAGATTGCAACTCTAGACCGGGAGACTCCATTTTCACCTAGTAGGGTGATACTGTACAATTCGTTTTTgccattttatttttctatataaTCGTTTTTAGTGCCTGAATATATATGCAGATATATTTAGCGGCAAGGAGGAAACGCTGAGATAACTAACTTGTATAGGGATCTTTTTAGATCTTGGTGCCATTCTATACAACATGTATAGCTCATTTTTCAGTGTGTGACCTTTGCCTAACCAAGAGAAAACTGAACACTGCATGGTCAAGGAATCATGTAAGATCTAGATGCCAAGCCATTgccatagtaaacatatatgccCATCCTCACTGCAAGAAGTTATATATCCTACTACTACGACTCCATCTCCAAATTTGGTTCTTGATATGATTTTCTATCCTCTCGTCCCACAGCAATGCGCTGACTATCATTTACTTTCTTCGTTCTaaattgtactccctccattccaaattatcaGATGTTTtgtgcttttctagatacatttctTGTATCATATAGAAATGGTGTATATCTAATTGCACAACAAAAGCAATTTATTttaaaaaagccaaaacgacttatagtgtatatctagatgcataacaaaagctATGCATGTACAAAAGATAGTGTCACATAATTTCAGAGCTTACTACAGTCGGTGGGCACGAATGACAACTGCCCTACGGTGATGTCAAACAGCATCTGTATATTCTGCTGCTGGAAATTGCCCAGAACGGAAGAAGAAGCCGACGAGGACCCTGCAATGCTCAAGCAGAACGACGACGATTCCGGGTCAAAGTACATGTAGTTGTCCCTATGCAGCCTCATATCTGCACCTCCGGCGAAGTGCAGCACCATGTTCGGCATGGCCGGGAGCTCCGGTTCACCGGCCGGAGCCGGAAAGCATGGGCTGTCCAGGCTGGAGGCGTTCACCACCGGCTGGCCGAGAACGCCGGCCACGTGGTCGACCACCACCCTGAAACCAGGTTCCACGAGTTTCGTGAAGATGGTGCCGGAATCCACGATCATGCCCCTGGAGCCGTCGGCGCGCAGGTCGAAGGTGCCGTTCGGGATCGGCAAGCGTGCGTCGCCGAACGATATGCCCTCGAGGGAGACGTAGTACCTCGACGGGCTGAACGGGCTCTGCAGGAGCGGCGTCGActtcacggcggcgctgccaatGGGTGTCAGCTCGGCAAGGGAGCCGAACAACACTGGGCTGCCTAGACTGGTGTTGAAGAAGTCGGTGAGGCAGTAGGAGAACTTGCCGACCCCAAGCTGCGCCACCAGGGACAGGCTCCCGCGGCCCAGGCCGACGGTGCCGGTGGAGTTGTACGAGAGGCCGCCATTGTCGATGCCACAACCAAACGCGATGCCGCCAACGGAGACTCCAGGCGCACCAGGGCTAGAGCCGAACGTGAGCGTCTCCGTGCCCAGGACACCGGCGGAGTATGCGCCGTCGCCGTAGGCGTATCGGTACCTGCAGGGTGAGCTAGCCGTGCAGTTGCGGCTCCAGATGGGCAGGCACGTGGCGCTGGAGCACGGCACGGCGGAGAAGCTTGACGAGGCGGCGGTGTCGTAGATGGCCGTGTCCTGCGGGAAGCAGAGCTTGCACGGCTTGCACTGCGTCCAGGTGAGATCGCTGCCGGTGTCGGCCAGGGCGACGAACGGCACCGGCGGCGTCCCGATGGCGAGCTCCATGAGGTACTCGGCCTGGCCGGAGCGGAGCCTGGCGGGGCCAGCGTTCGAGCTGGTAGACATTGTGGAATAACGCGGTAGCATCGTGGACGCTCGGTGCCGGCTTCTGTGTGCAGCTCGGCTCATGAGTTCTGCCTTGGTGATGACGCCATGGGAGTCAATATGGGAGAGCGTGGAGCGGTAGCCGGACGGTGGTGACGCCGCCGAACAGCACAGTGAGGCTAGTAATATTAAGAGTAATGTTAGGACTTGCATTGCACCCTTGGATCTGAGCCTGAGCACGGATAACCAATGCATAGCCTGAGTAAATTTCTAATTAAGAGCTGCTGCATGAGCTTGAATAGTCATGTTCAAACTTGCAAAACTATTTATAGTTGAAGATCTAGCGGCTAAATTACTTTGATATCTTCCACTTGGAAGACTCTGACAATGGCATGAACACATAGAATAAATGACAACAGTAAGTACTACTTGTAGATTGTCATCAGCTGCTTATGGAAAGCGATGTGCACAATATATATTTAGCTCTACCAAACACATTCTGTTATATGCATCGACCTTGAGCACATACAGACATTGACATATATGGTCATCAGGATCGTCATCATTCTGTTATATAATCATCGATCAGGATCGTCACCATATACAGAGAATGAGATAGAGACATTCTGACAATCGCAAGATAACACAAACTAAATGACAACAGGAACTACTGGGCCCTGAAAAAACTTGTCAGAATGCGATAGCACAAAATATTTAGAAATCTAATCAGACACATCACGTTATCAATCTTGAGCATATAGACGCAGATGTCTTCATCAGGAGCAGAAAAACCAATTCAGTGGAGTGGGCTACCCATTAGTAATGTAATGTAATTGGTTCTAAGTGCCCAACCCCAACTTCTTGGCGCTGCTCCAGCCTCtaaacctttggtaccaccattTGTTGTAGTTGTTGTAAGATACATGAAAGAATCTGGACGAAGACAAAATGAACTGTTCAGGAAGGTGCCTTGTTTTGAATTCTCCCTCCACTAGCGTACCTTTGCATAGCCCAAATTACATAGAACATACTCCAAGAGTCTCTTTACATCCTTCCATATTGATAGAAATAAAGATTCCGGTGGAAAAATTCACTGATATCTTTGACTAATATCCAAATATTGCCATCCACTATTCCTAGTTTCTTGATTCGAAAATATGGAGAGCAGAGTGATACTGTACAATTCGTTTTTgccattttatttttctatataaTCGTTTTTAGTGCCTGAATATATATGCAGATATATCTAGCAGCAAGGAGGAAAAGCTGAGATAACTAACTTGTAGGGATCTTTTTAGATCTTGGTGCCATTCTATACAACATGTATAGCTCAGTTTTCAGTGTGTGAccttttatcggacactcggcaaacaatctctttgccgagtgccaaattaaaaacactcggcaaacattctaACACTCGGCAATTATattgaaaaacactcggcaaactccggTACTCGGCAAATAtgggaaaaacactcggcaaattatggcactcggcaaacatcgcgCCACGTGTCTCTCCatggaaagagaaaaaaaaatcttttgccgagtgtcagatgtaggacactcggcaaacactgttttgtcgagtgccagatccaGGGCACTCGAAATAAACCCGGCCCGCCGCACACTTAACACGCACACACACCCCCTCCTTCCCTTCCCTCGCTCCCCGCTCCCCTCTCCGTGCCCGCCCTTCCCCTCTCCCAGCGGCctccgcgcccctcccctcctcctgcCGGCGCCACCCCCTCCTTCCCCGGTCGCCGCCCCCTCccttcctcccctcctccctctccggcgccggcgtggccccgccctcccctctctctccaccacgccccctcccctccctctcctcctccctccccagcGCCAGCGCGGCCccaccctcccctccctcccctcctcccctgcctcctccccaGATCC is part of the Miscanthus floridulus cultivar M001 chromosome 9, ASM1932011v1, whole genome shotgun sequence genome and encodes:
- the LOC136480555 gene encoding aspartic proteinase nepenthesin-1-like, encoding MHWLSVLRLRSKGAMQVLTLLLILLASLCCSAASPPSGYRSTLSHIDSHGVITKAELMSRAAHRSRHRASTMLPRYSTMSTSSNAGPARLRSGQAEYLMELAIGTPPVPFVALADTGSDLTWTQCKPCKLCFPQDTAIYDTAASSSFSAVPCSSATCLPIWSRNCTASSPCRYRYAYGDGAYSAGVLGTETLTFGSSPGAPGVSVGGIAFGCGIDNGGLSYNSTGTVGLGRGSLSLVAQLGVGKFSYCLTDFFNTSLGSPVLFGSLAELTPIGSAAVKSTPLLQSPFSPSRYYVSLEGISFGDARLPIPNGTFDLRADGSRGMIVDSGTIFTKLVEPGFRVVVDHVAGVLGQPVVNASSLDSPCFPAPAGEPELPAMPNMVLHFAGGADMRLHRDNYMYFDPESSSFCLSIAGSSSASSSVLGNFQQQNIQMLFDITVGQLSFVPTDCSKL
- the LOC136480556 gene encoding uncharacterized protein, producing the protein MPTTATAEVGDPGVEDIGSHHHASRRHHATTTTTMPPADATPPPRERGGAAAAGSREGRRPNPEREGRAGPRQRTGGRGAPRRRRREGAGGRIWGGGRGGGEGGEGGAALALGREEEREGRGRGGERGEGGATPAPEREEGRKGGGGDRGRRGWRRQEEGRGAEAAGRGEGRARRGERGAREGKEGVCVRVKCAAGRVYFECPGSGTRQNSVCRVSYI